The proteins below come from a single Necator americanus strain Aroian chromosome V, whole genome shotgun sequence genomic window:
- a CDS encoding hypothetical protein (NECATOR_CHRV.G19944.T1) — translation MLRDHARLHNSNVALLKLNELGYEALPHPPHPPDVSPTLSLLQICGHLPKSMVEETVLREEVPKFEGLFKALRLYRNNQIKACEEECTKLLEKNPLDQAVWALKLTCLTDPVYVDELENDELGIAETFLDQNIIAPNARPGTPTSTAGRPLSGVIRPLTSLRPGTMEQAASMAASADGPFVNLARLNVDKYAADPHVNRQLFEYVFYHETDIKTAHQIAAVATKTANYEDWYWKNQLGKCYLRLGLLQDAEKQFLSSLRSHRLVETHAYLAKVYNRLDQPLVANKYYEQGLALYHDDVTLLTGLARNKELLGEMTESNECYKKILNIQANNIEAIACIATNCFYDDKPEIALRYYRRIMQMGVNNAELMMNIGLCCFACQQFDFALSSMQRAHSTASEETAGEIWYNTGHIMLAIGDRKQASRCFRLALAADSEHGEAMVNLGILRQMEGKLDQARSLYHSAIAKSPHLFEPHFNLALLCTQTGRYDEAFRMVKTALTLFPEHIHSQQLHHTLHQLYTII, via the exons ATGTTACGGGACCATGCTCGGCTGCACAATTCAAATGTGGCGCTGCTGAAGTTGAACGAGTTAGGCTACGAGGCTCTGCCTCACCCACCACATCCGCCAGACGTTTCACCAACACTATCACTTTTACAAATTTGCGGACATCTGCCTAAGAG CATGGTCGAAGAAACTGTTTTGAGAGAAGAGGTTCCAAAGTTCGAGGGACTATTCAAAGCTCTTCGCCTTTATCGAAATAACCAGATAAAAGCTTGTGAAGAGGAGTGCACTAAACTACTGGAGAAGAATCCGCTGGATCAG gcTGTTTGGGCCCTCAAACTGACTTGTCTCACTGATCCTGTGTATGTAGACGAACTCGAAAATGATGAACTTGGGATCGCAGAGACGTTTTTGGACCAGAATATTATCGCTCCCAATGCTCGCCCAGGAAC GCCAACATCCACTGCTGGAAGACCTCTGTCCGGAGTAATTCGTCCGTTGACTTCACTGCGTCCCGGCACTATGGAGCAAGCG GCATCTATGGCTGCAAGTGCTGATGGACCATTCGTGAATCTGGCTCGTCTTAATGTCGACAAGTACGCAGCCGATCCACAT GTGAACAGACAACTTTTTGAGTACGTATtctatcacgaaactgacatcAAGACTGCCCATCAG ATTGCTGCGGTTGCAACAAAAACAGCTAACTACGAAGACTGGTATTGGAAAAATCAGCTGGGAAAATGCTACTTGAG GTTGGGGCTACTACAGGATGCAGAGAAgcagtttctttcttcattgaGGAGCCATCGCCTGGTTGAAACACATGCCTACCTTGCAAAG GTGTACAATCGTCTTGACCAACCCCTAGTGGCAAACAAGTACTATGAACAAGGTCTAGCGCTTTATCATGACGACGTCACACTCTTGACTGGTTTGGCAAGGAACAAAGAG CTCCTCGGTGAAATGACCGAGTCAAATGAGTGCTACAAGAAAATCCTCAACATTCAAGCTAACAATATTGAAGCGATTGCTTGCATTGCCACTAATTGTTTCTATGATGACAAGCCGGAAATTGCCCTTCGTTACTACAG GAGAATCATGCAAATGGGTGTAAACAACGCAGAACTTATGATGAACATCGGTCTATGCTGTTTTGCTTGCCAACAGTTCGATTTCGCGTTGTCTTCCATGCAGAG GGCCCACTCCACAGCTAGTGAAGAAACTGCTGGTGAGATCTGGTACAACACTGGACATATTATGCtg gcGATCGGTGACAGAAAGCAGGCGAGTAGGTGCTTTAGACTGGCACTAGCAGCCGACTCCGAACATGGAGAAGCCATGGTGAATTTGGGAATTTTACGCCAAATGGAAG GTAAACTCGATCAAGCTCGCTCGCTGTACCACTCTGCTATCGCCAAGTCACCACATCTTTTTGAGCCGCATTTCAACCTTGCCTTGCTATGTACGCAG
- a CDS encoding hypothetical protein (NECATOR_CHRV.G19943.T1) yields MSDVEDEHAEDVEQDENDVPEEDGEKDDTLAPAPGSAALKSPTPGRQPGFNVPETVLRKQQQYSSGKPSKHDKTKLMRSEGIIPIQAGSNKYASQKGMTGFGVPRDVIDKVKSENLAEITDEKKIELLKGSTWLQSGTNKFASQKGQTGFGSPRDVNYKTKGTGGASEVPEEKARASDGIVPLQSGTNKLASQAGMTGIGMPRIVDVRKADEQDRESQGFIHLQMGTNRFANQSGMTGFGMPRHNITKYKDEVRGEMPHDEGTTSRQTSGWREGASQAGMTGFGAFRNNTVAFLQAQEQRSQGMIPYQMGVNFLESQAGKTGFGMPRQVFTSFVDDTHEDLPADMARRPEVPFWTGQDESRHANQTGMGAFGTPRDVRGEYVRRMW; encoded by the exons ATGTCGGACGTTGAAGACGAGCACGCTGAAGACGTTGAGCAGGACGAGAATGATGTGCCTGAG GAGGATGGCGAAAAGGACGACACTCTCGCACCAGCTCCAGGATCAGCCGCATTGAAGAGCCCGACGCCCGGCCGACAGCCCGGCTTCAACGTCCCAGAAACTGTACTGCGAAA GCAGCAACAGTACTCCTCTGGTAAACCATCAAAGCATGATAAGACGAAACTTATGCGTTCCGAAGGAATCATTCCTATCCAGGCAGGATCAAACAAATATGCTTCGCAGAAGGGAATGACTG GATTCGGTGTTCCTCGTGATGTCATCGATAAAGTGAAGTCTGAAAACTTAGCTGAAATCACTGATGAGAAGAAGATCGAACTGCTGAAGGGATCCACGTGGTTGCAATCTGGTACCAACAAATTTGCTTCACAAAAAGGACAGACTG GATTTGGTTCTCCTCGTGATGTTAACTACAAAACGAAGGGTACCGGTGGAGCAAGCGAAGTTCCAGAGGAGAAG GCCCGTGCTTCCGATGGTATCGTCCCTCTTCAATCCGGAACGAACAAACTCGCATCACAGGCTGGTATGACCGGCATCGGTATGCCTCGTATTGTTGATG TGCGCAAAGCCGACGAGCAGGATCGAGAGTCTCAAGGCTTTATTCACCTTCAAATGGGTACCAATCGCTTCGCTAACCAGTCCGGTATGACAGGCTTCGGAATGCCGCGTCACAATATTACCAA ATACAAGGACGAGGTTCGTGGTGAAATGCCCCATGATGAAGGAACCACCTCCAGGCAGACTTCTGGATGGAGAGAGG GAGCTTCACAAGCCGGCATGACTGGATTTGGTGCGTTCCGTAACAACACAGTCGCATTCCTGCAGGCCCAAGAGCAACGCTCTCAG GGTATGATCCCCTATCAAATGGGTGTAAACTTCCTTGAGTCACAAGCTGGAAAAACCGGATTTGGAATGCCCAGACAA GTGTTCACTTCGTTTGTTGATGATACTCACGAGGACCTGCCAGCTGACATGGCCCGCAGACCAGAAGTGCCATTCTGGACCGGTCAGGATGAATCTAGGCACGCTAACCAA ACCGGAATGGGCGCATTCGGTACCCCTCGTGACGTTCGCGGCGAGTATGTTCGACGCATGTGGTGA